The nucleotide window ACGCAGTCGAAGCATCTCTACTGCCACAGTAACCTAATTACCATTGCACGCGAGATGTCTCCCTTCGCTCGACATGACGTGCTGGTGGTGGCAAGCTAAGAGTCTGCTTTGCGCTCAGCCCAGGTCTGGTAGCTGGCCTGCTGCAGCGCGCGGTCGGCGGGGACTTCACGCAGGGGCGCGCAGGCCTGCAAAGTGGCGTGCAAATCGGCGGGGAGCTGCATGTAAACATGCGTGCCTTCGGTTTTCCACTGCAGCATTTCGTCGCTGACCTGCCGGATAATTTTGTGCGGATTGCCGACCACCAGGCTACGGGGCGGAATCACCTCGTCGGCCTTAATGAAGCTCAGGGCCCCGATGATGCACTCGTCGCCGATGTCGACCCGGTCCATGAGCACGGCGTTCATGCCGACCAGCACGTTGCGGCCCACGGTGGCGCCGTGGATGATGGCGCCGTGGCCGATGTGGGCCATTTCCTTGAGCCGGGTGGTAGTGCCGGGAAACATGTGGACGGTGCAGTTTTCCTGCACGTTGCAGTTGTCTTCGATGATGATCTGGCCCCAGTCGCCGCGAATGGCCGCGCCGGGCCCGATGTAGACGTTGCGGCCGATGATGACATTGCCCGTCACGGCCGCCTGCGGATGCACGAAGGCCGACTCGTGCACAACCGGAACAATGCCGTTGAACGAGTAGATCATACCTTTTCGATGATGGCCGCGTAGCCCTGGCCCACGCCCACGCACATGGTCACGAGGGCGTAGCGCTTGTTTTGC belongs to Hymenobacter cellulosilyticus and includes:
- a CDS encoding acyltransferase; the encoded protein is MIYSFNGIVPVVHESAFVHPQAAVTGNVIIGRNVYIGPGAAIRGDWGQIIIEDNCNVQENCTVHMFPGTTTRLKEMAHIGHGAIIHGATVGRNVLVGMNAVLMDRVDIGDECIIGALSFIKADEVIPPRSLVVGNPHKIIRQVSDEMLQWKTEGTHVYMQLPADLHATLQACAPLREVPADRALQQASYQTWAERKADS